One part of the Drosophila teissieri strain GT53w chromosome 3R, Prin_Dtei_1.1, whole genome shotgun sequence genome encodes these proteins:
- the LOC122619858 gene encoding protein takeout, which yields MQFQLFVAPLLICFVACISAGNMPDYIQVCHRNEPELSKCLKSSVHNLRPYLAKGIKELNVPPLEPLYIGDLSILDGSAGLTVKAKKLNILGASNFEITKLRASTQNRRFDFELILPHLHGDGLYEINGNILALPIKGNGPFTGNFTNFVAYVRVQYDIKSVNDLEYLHVKEFALKIRTGKGNLKLENLFNGDKVLGDVINDTINQNFELFTNDLIAPIARALEAKFLVITTKILENFTYSELFPV from the exons ATGCAGTTCCAACTCTTCGTAGCCCCCCTCTTGATCTGTTTTGTAGCATGCATCTCAGCTGGTAATATGC CCGACTACATCCAGGTCTGCCATCGCAATGAACCCGAACTGTCAAAGTGCCTGAAGAGCAGTGTTCACAACTTGCGGCCTTATCTGGCCAAGGGCATTAAGGAATTGAACGTACCGCCGCTAGAACCCCTCTACATTGGAGATCTTAGCATTCTAGATGGCTCCGCCGGACTCACGGTGAAGGCCAAAAAGCTGAACATCCTGGGCGCCTCCAACTTTGAAATAACCAAGCTGCGGGCTTCAACCCAAAACCGCCGCTTTGATTTCGAGTTGATTCTCCCTCATCTCCATGGAGATGGTCTCTATGAGATCAACGGCAACATTCTGGCACTGCCGATTAAGGGCAATGGACCATTCACTGGAAACTTCACCAACTTTGTGGCTTATGTGCGTGTCCAATACGACATTAAGAGCGTTAATGATCTGGAATACCTGCATGTCAAGGAATTCGCCCTAAAAATCCGCACTGGCAAGGGAAACCTGAAGCTGGAGAACCTCTTCAATGGAGATAAAGTTCTGGGCGATGTCATCAATGACACGATCAACCAAAACTTCGAGCTCTTCACCAACGACTTGATTGCACCGATTGCCCGCGCGCTGGAGGCAAAATTTCTGGTCATCACGACCAAAATCCTGGAGAACTTCACCTACAGCGAGCTTTTCCCCGTTTAA